From the Hevea brasiliensis isolate MT/VB/25A 57/8 chromosome 13, ASM3005281v1, whole genome shotgun sequence genome, the window GGTCTTGAGCTCTTCCCATGCATCTTTTCTTGGCCAAAAATAGTATGGACTCAAGGGAACAGTACCATGTCCAGGAATTACCTGATCAAGAGCCAGCCCAATATTCTTCTCCATCCATATGAACTTCAACACCAACCTTGGCTTCTCCACTTGCTTCACCGTTACTCCAACTTTCTGCAAAATTCAAGAAACATACtaaataaaacaatttattcagaTACACAATGACTAGTAactaaagaaagagagatttggaCCTCAATTTCTTGGTTGGGGATTGGTTCTTCTACTTCCATGGATTCTTCTGCTTCAGTGGGCATTTCAGCTGCGAGAGCTTCTGGGGCTGCAAAACCAATCAGTCTTTGGTTTCTGGAAATGGGCCCCATTTTTGGGTCAAGAATGGTTGAAGAGTGTAACAGATTGGGTTTGGGATTGATGAAAATGCTGGCTTTAATTGTCTTGCAAGAGAGGGTCTGACAAGGAAATGGGGACTGTGTGAAAACGCCAGATTGAATTGCCATGGATAACATCTTCTTCGTGTTTTAGAGAGAATTTCTGAGGATAGAGAGTGAGTTACAATGTTAGACCATGGTCTGATACTCTGGTCTCTCTCTTCACTGACAAGAAAGGACCTGCGTTTGGATAAGGCATTTGGGGTATCAGCTCAGAGAGGTGCAATGAGTTCCGCAGCAAAGGAGAATGGGGCTGGCTGGAGGGCCAGGCCTACACTAGCGCCGAATTTTCAATACCAATGTGGGCAACAAGTAACAAACTCTAGTGAAGGGTCCAAGCCCATCTGTaaacaaattaaattatatatttactttttatttttctaaaaaaagtGTGTTACACATTTATTACTTAATAACATTAATTCAAAGTTTATAGTATTGAAATCTAATGTGTAAAACAATATAAGATGGAAagttgtattaaaaaaaaaaaaactaatggcCTCTTTGAAAAACAATAATATAATGAAATTTGATGGTACTTTTATTATATGTGATTTAGAGTTTGAACTTGAAATCATCTTAAAGTtatattacttttttttattattttttaaaataaaatcaccATATCACTTAAAAAATTATtgcaattgaaaattttattttgaataaattatttttattttttattgtaccataattaatatttatatttttataatttaaaaaatatatctaTAAGTTTTGATTTCATCGAATTCATTgtcaattttaatgttaattaagaaattaaaaatggTTAATAAGAgactaattattattaataataaaattcaaaaacACAAATGTTCATAATATTAAAACTCTGTgatgaaataataatttatcttgaGAGATATTAAGATAGTTTCATTCTTCATTGCCaatgaaaattgagaaaaatgGACAGATTAATGAAAATGTATAATCAAATCAAAGTTTAGAAACatttttatgagttttttttttttttttccttctttgctAAATTGTTTGTCCTCTATCTTGAATTTGAGCAAAGATGGATCATGATTTTGTGTGCGCTTGAAGTCTCAATAAAGTATACTAATCAATTTTtatgtaaaaaataaaattagctaTAGAAAAAcagattttttataaattaaaattctacCCACCCATTAATTTGGATGAATGGAGATTTTCTTACAAATTCAGAGTAAAACCGGTTGATTCACCACATCCATTATATGCTCGGTTTGCCACATCCACCCAAAAATCGATCCCTTACAGATAACTTGTACCAGCTCAAGGCTCATCAACGACACATCCACAGACAAGTGACGCACTAAGCCCCAATCCAAGGAGTACAACTGATCTAACTTCAGTTTGATAGAAAATCACGAAACATATGGGACCACGTTGCTGGGGAAAGCCTGAAGGGCCCTGGGAAATATCTTAGCGAGTGTTTTCCA encodes:
- the LOC110653848 gene encoding 30S ribosomal protein 3-1, chloroplastic, which encodes MLSMAIQSGVFTQSPFPCQTLSCKTIKASIFINPKPNLLHSSTILDPKMGPISRNQRLIGFAAPEALAAEMPTEAEESMEVEEPIPNQEIEKVGVTVKQVEKPRLVLKFIWMEKNIGLALDQVIPGHGTVPLSPYYFWPRKDAWEELKTTLESKPWISQKKMIILLNQATDIINLWQQSGGNLTT